GTTCGCCGCGATTGTGAAGTCGAGATTCATCACGACCACCGACAAATAAACCCATCACGACAATGATGTCAGATTCGATGCGATAGTATAGCACAGCGGTGAAACGACGAAGTCGGCAGGGGCGGTAACCAGTATGATCCGCAGCAAACGAAAATGGACGATCCTGAACGACCGAAACCGCAGCAAAGAACTCCACTTCCAATTGATCGCCGAGTCCACCGCAACGTTCATCCAGCCAGGCCATCGACACGAGCAGATCGTCGCGAACTTCGTCGGCGTAGCGGACATCCATCACGAGCGAGCATCACGGATTTGCTTGCGTAATTGCGATTCAGTTAGCGCGGAATCGGAATTTGCGTGGTAGCTCGCTAAGCGTCGGTCAAGTTCGGTACGTTGCGGATCAGTCAGTGACGTGCCAGCGTCTTGCGGCATGCGGTCCCAAATTGCTTGAACGACGCGCAGTTGATCCTCCAACGGGAGGGATGCAACATCAGAGATGGCTTGTTCTACAGTCATTAGTCACTCGCAGTGAGAGGGTCGATCCATTCTACCTTGCAGCATGAAATCAGTCCAGGTTCGCGAGAATCGGGTGAAAATTGAGGCCAACGAATGCTTCCAGTCGGCGAAAGAATCCATGTAAGTCCGAGGTTTGATGGGTGGGAGTCATTCGTAATTAAACTGGCGACTCGGACCCGTGATCTGGGCAGCGTGCGGCTGCTTGTCACATTCGCTCCACCCACCAAACACAAGGAAACTTCAATATGAAAATTCTCGCTCTTGATCTCGGCAAATTCAATACGATGTGCTGCTTCTTTGACACAAAATCCAGAAAGCACTCGTTCCTCAACGTCACGACCCGCCGTGACGCCCTCACAAGCGTCTTCAAGAATCGTAAAATCGACCTCGTCGTGATGGAGTCGTGCCGCCCCTCAGGGTGGATCAACGACTTGGCCCAATCGCTCGGCCTCTCCACTCTCGTTTGCTCGACCAACGAGGAAGCTTGGCGATGGGCCAACGTCAAACGCAAAACCGACAAAGACGATGCACTCAAACTCGCTCGATTGGCCGCCATGCGGGAACTCGAGCCGGTCCATCTGCCCTCGCAAGAGCACCGCGAGTTCCGCTCGCTGGTCAAGTATCGCAAGATGCTCGACCGACGTATCAACAAAACCAAAAACACCATCCGTGCCCGGTTCGTCAACCACGGCATCACGATCGACTCGGGGGACAAGGCGTGGCACACTGGACGCGAGCACATCGACTCGTTCCGTAAACCGATCCAAGAGTGTGGAGCCGACGAACTCTGGAAGGGTGAACTCGACATCGAACTGACGATCCTCGATTCATTGACACAGCAATTGGACATGATCGTCAAAAAAATCGAAGCGATTGGTAAAACCGACCCACGCATTGTACGTCTGATGACGATTCCCGGTGTCGGACCTCGAACGGCTGAGATCCTGCTCGCCTTGATCAAACACGGAGCCACGATGGACAACCAGTATCGGCCGCCTGATGCCTTTACATCGACGAACGAATCGGACCATCGTGGCTTCTCAAACCAATTCAAAACTCAAACCCTTTCACCAAGACAATCATTCACGGAGATTCAGGAAGCCGAACAACATTCACTAAGACCAACGGCAAGGACAAGACCTACCCTGAGTGTGATGAGCACCGAGACAAGTTGACCCTGATCTTTCGCCCTAGGACCGATCGCAGTTGCGAATCGCAGAAAGCCCAGACACGTCGCCCTAAAGAATGTGCCACACCAACGGAAGGTAGCTTGCTGCTCATAGAAGCCTCCAGGCAAGCTGCACCCACCACGAGCCGATGACCGTACAAGCGATCGTTGAACCGTGCATGGATAACTGAGAGGACGCAGTCCGCCGTGAGCGGATCTATCAGAGTTCAAATGCGTTCACACCTCGAATAGTCGTTTAATCAACATCCTTGACTGAAAGTCGCAGTGATTCGTGTGCGGATCACTCCCTCGAAGCTCACCAACAAAGGCAACCTCCGCCTGCCCAACGTCTCCACCGCCAGTCGTTCGCCAAGCTCGCTATCGCGAGTGCGGGGCGAGCGACCAACAGGCGGCTCCGACGAAGGCAGGCTCCAAAGGAGATTTCAACTCAAATGACATGACAACAGGAAATTGGAAAAAGTGGAGACCCGCCACTTGCACAACCTTGGACTTCATAGTCGTTACCGATCAGCCGGTACGCGCGAAAGACTTACAAATTCAAGACCGCCCGGCTCGCGTACTCGGGTGCACGCGATGGTTCTCCCGCATTCTGAACTGAAGTGAACTTCCGGAAATTTAGAGCATCAAAACAGCGGATCAAACAAGACAATTATGTGAGTCAATTGATCGTCATCCGCCCGCGAGAGGATGACGTTCACATGGTACGTTCTCTTTCTCCTAATCAGGCATTCGACTCGAACCGATCGCATTGGCGGCGGGTATCCACTTAATTCTGGTTTTGAGTTGTCTCGAATCAGTGCCTTCGATGACGCGTCCGCCCCGCCAATGTCCAAGAAGCTAACCGTGTTGGTCATTGACTGTCGTTTCTCGATGTTAGTTTCTTTTTCAAAACCCATCGTGCGGGCGTAATGGACGAGTACGTCTTCGAAAGAATCGGCTGTCGTCCACATTCCGACCTGTGGGTTATGAATGATGATCCCCTGTTGATTCGAGACTCCGCCAGAAGAACTCTTGGATCGCAATTCTGAGTTGGGAAATGCAAACGTTTCCAATTCAGGCGGTTGCTCGGCAGATCCGACGATCACATTGACGGACTCGGCAATCGCCAGAAGCTGGTAATATCGTTGCGAAACGAGACCAGCACCGAATGCCATTCCAGCAACAACAAGAATGCCAAGAATTGCCAGCAAGCGTTTACGCATAGGTTTTCAAGCTCAAGCGGGAGAACGTTTGCAATCACCCGGTCGCGACGGGAGATTCTCCATTGTCAAAACGCCCGACTTCGCGACTCGGGTGCATTGGATTGTTGTCCCAACGTGTGACTCGCGCTACTTGCCCTCGGTCCAAATTGATTTCTTGGACTTATCCACCGTCAGCGTTGTGGTGCCGTCTTTTGAAACGGAGAAGCATTTAAGGTCCGAATCGCGAGG
The Novipirellula artificiosorum genome window above contains:
- a CDS encoding type II toxin-antitoxin system RelE/ParE family toxin; this encodes MDVRYADEVRDDLLVSMAWLDERCGGLGDQLEVEFFAAVSVVQDRPFSFAADHTGYRPCRLRRFTAVLYYRIESDIIVVMGLFVGGRDESRLHNRGEP
- a CDS encoding addiction module protein, encoding MTVEQAISDVASLPLEDQLRVVQAIWDRMPQDAGTSLTDPQRTELDRRLASYHANSDSALTESQLRKQIRDARS
- a CDS encoding IS110 family transposase, with amino-acid sequence MKILALDLGKFNTMCCFFDTKSRKHSFLNVTTRRDALTSVFKNRKIDLVVMESCRPSGWINDLAQSLGLSTLVCSTNEEAWRWANVKRKTDKDDALKLARLAAMRELEPVHLPSQEHREFRSLVKYRKMLDRRINKTKNTIRARFVNHGITIDSGDKAWHTGREHIDSFRKPIQECGADELWKGELDIELTILDSLTQQLDMIVKKIEAIGKTDPRIVRLMTIPGVGPRTAEILLALIKHGATMDNQYRPPDAFTSTNESDHRGFSNQFKTQTLSPRQSFTEIQEAEQHSLRPTARTRPTLSVMSTETS